The genomic segment TAACGCTCGTGGAAGGTTTTTCAGAGCGCTCATCGTCTTACAGGAAGGTTCTGCTGCTTTTGAAGCGCACATGACACTCGAAACACTGCATATGACCCGTTGCCTCGTCCCCGTGAACTTGCCAAATTaagctcaatgtctctgtaaaaGACGTCGCAAGTTTAATGCATGttagttctttctttctgtccatgacaaaatcgcaaacTAAGGCAAATGcataatcacaaaaacaaaaatgtcacaACTAGCGGAAAAAACAtagcaatgtcactcagcaccGTAAATCATGAAGGTCGTAACTCGccctcactgcgcacgcaaccgtgtgctgccatctgttggtgcactacacAACGAGTCCTAGAATGTTTTGATACCATCACATATTAAACACTTCTCTTGAATACATTAGTTTATTTAATGACTTCTATTTTCAGGTAAAACAAAATTCCAGTACCAAAGTAAATACTACAGTTATCAGTAATATCATTGCTGCAACTATTCATAACACTCCAATAATGGACCTTGATGAACCAGTTACCATATCGGTCAACTTAAAAGAACAGGTAACAGCTATGTGTTCATTATCacctttgttgttgttaatatttcatttcaaagccATATCTCATTCCTCTCGAAAGAAACACGGTGCTAGTAGCAGCGGTAGCAACCGCAGCA from the Octopus bimaculoides isolate UCB-OBI-ISO-001 unplaced genomic scaffold, ASM119413v2 Scaffold_285261, whole genome shotgun sequence genome contains:
- the LOC128251524 gene encoding adhesion G-protein coupled receptor G6-like, producing IYNNSDSDSPAKDMVDFISLPKSLLKDLKTEERSNVSRISFLSMKDDKLYRVKQNSSTKVNTTVISNIIAATIHNTPIMDLDEPVTISVNLKEQVTAMCSLSPLLLLIFHFKAISHSSRKKHGASSSGSNRSSNRSSS